The Candidatus Saccharibacteria bacterium sequence TTCTCTTGCGGGAGTTGGTGATTACCGATTTCAAACTTCGTTATCAGGGATCAGCGCTTGGGTATCTATGGTCACTGCTTCGACCACTATTCTTATTTGTTATTTTATATGTCGTTTTCGTTTATTTCTTAAAAATAGGCGGCGACATTCCGCATTGGCCAGTTGCGATGCTTCTTGGAATCGTTATGTGGAACTTTTTTGCCGAGGTGACAAACCAGGGGTTAAAATCCGTAGTAGGATCGGGTGGCATTATTCGAAAAATCAATTTCCCAAAGTACGTTATTCTTTTTGCCACCAGCCTATCTGCGTTTATAAACCTTATTATTAACCTGCTCGTTGTTGGTGTTTTTATGCTTATAAATGGCGTAGAGTTCTCGTGGACGATGCTTTATGCGCCGGTATTTATTTTAGAAATCTTTATTTTTGGGCTTGGCCTTGCGTTTATTTTGAGTACGATATACGTAAAGTTTAGGGACGTGAACTACATATGGGAGATTGTCATGCAGGCGCTGTTTTATGGATCGGCTGTATTGTTCCCGGTTGTTAAAGTCCTGGAGATGAATGCGACTGCAGGTCATGTACTTCTTCTCAACCCTGCAGCCCAGGCAATTCAGGACGCCCGGGAGGCTGTCATACCGGCGCTTTCTGCGGGAGTAAGTTCTAGTATCTTCATGACGCTTGTTCCTCTTGGTATCTCTATTGTGACAATCGTATTCGGTGCCTGGTTGTTTAAAAAGAGGTCGCCTCGTTTTGCGGAGGATATTTAACATGACGGCAAAACCTGTAATAGAAGTGAAGAATGTTCATAAGGAATTTTACCTTCCGCACCACAAGAGTGATTCGATTAAGGACAGCATTGTTCACATCTTCGATAAGAAGGATAAAGGAGCGGACTATTACAAGGCGCTAAAGGGTATTTCGTTTGACGTTAAAGAGGGTGAATTTTTAGGAATTGTGGGCCGAAACGGTAGCGGTAAGAGTACACTATTAAAGATTCTATCTAATATTTACGTGCCCACTAGCGGTCATGTCAGGCATTTTGGGAAGCTGGTGCCATTTATCGAACTGGGCGTTGGATTTAAAGCTGAACTGACAGGGCGAGAAAACGTTTATTTGAACGGTGCGCTTCTTGGATTTTCCAAAAAGGAAATGGACGAACGATATGATGAAATCGTCGCTTTCTCTGAACTTGAGAAATTTATGGATCAGAAGCTCAAAAACTATTCGAGCGGCATGAAGGTTCGGCTTGCTTTTTCTGTGGCGACTCACGCCGACGCAGATATTCTTTTGCTCGATGAGGTATTAGCGGTGGGTGATGCAGATTTTCAGCGTAAATGCTATGACTACTTTAAGTCACTTAAGCAACAGAAGAAGACGATTATTTTCGTTACTCACAGTATGGGGGCGGTGCGTGAATATTGTGACAGAGCTATTCTCATACAGGATGGAAAGATTACGCACGAAGGTTCTCCTGATGACGTGGCCGACGAATACCTTAAGATGTTTAATAAGCCCTCTGATAATAAAAATGAAAAAAGTGGAAAACGCTGGGGTAATCAAGATGTTGTTATCGACACGCTTAAGGTGGATGTAAACAAGGATACGATCATCGTCGATGCTACGCTTCGAGCCGGCCAAGCTCCCCCTGAAAGTGACGTTAAGTTCGGCTTTAGGATAAAAGACAGCCAAGGAAAAGTAATAGCTGGTGCCAATAATCTTAATGTTGGAGGTGCGACACATATGACATTCAAGTCGGGTGAGGTGAAAAACCTTGTGTTTACGATGCCGAATATATTTGGAAGCGCTATTTATCACCTTAGTGCGACGGTTAATCTTATGGATGGCATAACTACCTGTGATAACTGGGAGGATGTTGCTACATTTAGTAACACGAAAGACAATGTTCATTACCCTGTTGTATGTCCGGCAGAGCTAACGGTGAAAGACAATGCCTAAAATCAGCCGACTGGGACTTAAGCGTCTCTTACTTCACCCTAATTTAGCGTATCGAAAAATAGGAAATCGAAAAAAAGCTCCGCTAAAAGTGTATTGGTGGAGGTATCAATATCCAAAAAAACTTAATTTTGGCGATGAGATTACACCCTATCTTATTGAGTATATTTGGGGTAGGAAGTGCGTATGGACTGATGTGCCGACCTGTGAGTTGGCGGGAGCCGGTTCGATCATAGGTGTATTACAGACTGAATCAAAAGGCAATGTTATTAAGG is a genomic window containing:
- a CDS encoding ABC transporter permease; its protein translation is MTKKLFDKYRYSAILLRELVITDFKLRYQGSALGYLWSLLRPLFLFVILYVVFVYFLKIGGDIPHWPVAMLLGIVMWNFFAEVTNQGLKSVVGSGGIIRKINFPKYVILFATSLSAFINLIINLLVVGVFMLINGVEFSWTMLYAPVFILEIFIFGLGLAFILSTIYVKFRDVNYIWEIVMQALFYGSAVLFPVVKVLEMNATAGHVLLLNPAAQAIQDAREAVIPALSAGVSSSIFMTLVPLGISIVTIVFGAWLFKKRSPRFAEDI
- a CDS encoding ABC transporter ATP-binding protein, which encodes MTAKPVIEVKNVHKEFYLPHHKSDSIKDSIVHIFDKKDKGADYYKALKGISFDVKEGEFLGIVGRNGSGKSTLLKILSNIYVPTSGHVRHFGKLVPFIELGVGFKAELTGRENVYLNGALLGFSKKEMDERYDEIVAFSELEKFMDQKLKNYSSGMKVRLAFSVATHADADILLLDEVLAVGDADFQRKCYDYFKSLKQQKKTIIFVTHSMGAVREYCDRAILIQDGKITHEGSPDDVADEYLKMFNKPSDNKNEKSGKRWGNQDVVIDTLKVDVNKDTIIVDATLRAGQAPPESDVKFGFRIKDSQGKVIAGANNLNVGGATHMTFKSGEVKNLVFTMPNIFGSAIYHLSATVNLMDGITTCDNWEDVATFSNTKDNVHYPVVCPAELTVKDNA